A single genomic interval of Bos indicus isolate NIAB-ARS_2022 breed Sahiwal x Tharparkar chromosome 5, NIAB-ARS_B.indTharparkar_mat_pri_1.0, whole genome shotgun sequence harbors:
- the MRPL42 gene encoding large ribosomal subunit protein mL42 isoform X1, translating to MALAAVKWAISSRTMLKHLFPVENGALYCVGHKSTYSSLPDDYNCKVELALTSDARTIVCYHPSVDIPYEHTKPIPRPDPVHNNEETHDLVLKTRLEEKSEHLEQGPMIEQLSKMFFTTKHRWYPRGQYHRRRRKLNPPKDR from the exons ATGGCATTGGCAGCAGTAAAATGGGCAATATCAAGCAGAACTATGTTGAAACATTTATTTCCAGTTGAAA ACGGAGCCTTATATTGTGTTGGTCACAAATCTACATATTCTTCTCTTCCAGATGACTATAATTG caaagtagAGCTTGCTCTGACATCTGATGCCAGGACAATTGTATGCTACCACCCTTCTGTGGACATTCCATATGAACACACAAAA CCTATCCCTCGGCCAGATCCAGTGCATAACAATGAAGAAACACATGATCTAGTACTGAAAACCAGattagaagaaaaaagtgaaCACTTAGAGCAAGGACCCATGATAGAACAACTCAGTAAAATGTTCTTTACTACCAAGCACCGTTGGTATCCTCGTGGACA gTATCATAGACGTCGTAGGAAACTGAATCCTCCAAAAGACAGATGA
- the MRPL42 gene encoding large ribosomal subunit protein mL42 isoform X2 codes for MALAAVKWAISSRTMLKHLFPVENGALYCVGHKSTYSSLPDDYNCKVELALTSDARTIVCYHPSVDIPYEHTKPIPRPDPVHNNEETHDLVLKTRLEEKSEHLEQGPMIEQLSKMFFTTKHRWYPRGHP; via the exons ATGGCATTGGCAGCAGTAAAATGGGCAATATCAAGCAGAACTATGTTGAAACATTTATTTCCAGTTGAAA ACGGAGCCTTATATTGTGTTGGTCACAAATCTACATATTCTTCTCTTCCAGATGACTATAATTG caaagtagAGCTTGCTCTGACATCTGATGCCAGGACAATTGTATGCTACCACCCTTCTGTGGACATTCCATATGAACACACAAAA CCTATCCCTCGGCCAGATCCAGTGCATAACAATGAAGAAACACATGATCTAGTACTGAAAACCAGattagaagaaaaaagtgaaCACTTAGAGCAAGGACCCATGATAGAACAACTCAGTAAAATGTTCTTTACTACCAAGCACCGTTGGTATCCTCGTGGACA CCCCTGA